In Micropterus dolomieu isolate WLL.071019.BEF.003 ecotype Adirondacks linkage group LG09, ASM2129224v1, whole genome shotgun sequence, the DNA window AAGTGGATCGTTTAGTCAGCAAAGCCTGAGACTTTAACACCAGAAGTGTTAGGGGTAGAGTTAGGGCCAAGCCTGTTCCCAAACTGGCAGAGAGGTGAGGGGATTTACCAATAATGGACATGGGTGGCACCATAGTTGGTCCAAAAACAGAATAAGTGCTGTAAGGGACAGTTTCCAAGATTGTATAGAGGTCTGAACCCAAAGTGTGCCTATTTAATGCGGCATACAAAACTTAAAGTGCaatatgtgtgtgcatctaTAGATGAACCGTTAAAGGAACGGGATATTAGAGGTTTGTTTTGCAGGTCATAAAACTCTCTATATTGGTAGGATGGTTATGGTTAGTTTATACACACTATCTCACAACAGAAACCTTTCAGTTCCCATCTCAACATTCAGCATTGGTTTCTATTAATCCTAACCACCATCTTTCATTAATCAAGTGGATGTAAGTAGAAGTGCCTCAACCTGACCAAACTTTAACCATAGCAGATCAGAAATCAAACATCTATGTATCATATGGATCCTTCAGTTTGTGGATTTCCACAGAAATCTACAGAAACCATTTGCAGTCTAGTGTCTGATCAGTCTGTTAAGTTGTGAAAGATATTACAAAATCATTTTTACATGGTAAATGCCCTTCCATCCCTTTCTGCGTAAAAGAGGATGTTGAGGGCTGAGTGCCCAAAGGGAGTGACTTGACTTGAAAGTTCAAAAGTTAATGTTCTCACAGTCTGGATGTGTCACGAACACCACCCACCTCAAAATGCATGCATATGTGCTTCGGTGTTCAACCAAGTGGCACTTTTagaggtaaaattacagaaaagaGGTAAAGCATAAGGGCTTTTATTGCTAATgatatagataaatagatagttGTACAGCCGGGAACATGACATACAGTGTTCACACATTTCATGGGACCTTGGAATTTACAGACGGGAAGTGAGAGGTGTTTGAGCTTTGAGGAATAAGTAACCGTCCGGGTAGCCACAGTGGTTTGGACTGGCAGTGACTGACGTGCCTGCTTTCCAGACTCAGGACGGAGTTGGACGTCACTCCAAATGTGGCATTCGTAAATGGGCCACGTTTGTTCCCCCAATGACTGAACATAGGCGCATGAGTCGACACTCAGACGCAATCGGCCCAGCTTAGCTGCTTACCCGGGAAAGGAAACTTGTGGCGCTGTTAGTCCTCCTACATGTTTCCTCCTCAGTTGAGGTGGTGGACAAGTTTAGCCTCAGTGTCcagtttcacagatattttagACTGGTCTCTTGTGTTACGTATGTTTAGTCTAATGCAACGGCTTAGATTAATCACATGGTACATTTAGTTTAATGTCAAGTTCCAGAGAACTTGTTGATGTCAAGTTATGTTCCACAGAACTTGACATCAGTAGAAGAGATTCACGTTGTACTTACCACAATGCTTAGAAATATTGTTTTCATAATCTAACTCTTttcttattattcttattatttacCGTATTTTTGATTGAAGCTAAACTACCAACACAACTCAACCCTGCctgatgttttttcacattaaaagcctacCTACATCTTACACAGACATCAGACATGTTGGAGTGAGTGTGGATCACTTGATGGAAATGTTGGGAAATGGTATGTAACAAATGGCTGCAACAAATACTAGGATATAAAGTCTAGCAAGAGTTGTTTGGTACTTTATATCTGTAACATCTATGAAGAAAGTGTAATTGAAAGCGACAGATATTTAGTTAAAATGGAGGAAATGGACGCTATATAACACTCAAAATTGCAACATCGGAACAGAGCTGCAAATAAATCCAACATGGGAAAAACATGGGAATgcagttttcttgtttgttcttTGATTCTTTCATTGTTTAATGTTGCTAATCTTTTGCCAATAAAGATCTTACTGGAAGAAGAGCCTCCCTAAACAGGGACAGGTTTCATCATTTGTAGTTTCGTGGAGTGTCTGAGGTGACTCTGACGTTGGACATGGACATTATACTGAATTCATCCCCACAACAGGAAAACATGGACAACGTTTTGAGTTTGCTTTAACTGGGGAAATTACAAATACCCGTGTTTCTATGTAAAATAATTGATGAAAAGCAGTGACCTGCTAACCAGTGGCACCTAGTggaataaaaagaggaaaacatggCCCATAATTTACTCAGTCAACCTTGACAGACTTTGTGCAGTGGTTCAATTATACATCTACCTAAAGTTTGACTATTAAGTCTCATCCAATATTTCAGtactgcagtttattttaaagtactctttatgcagaatggcccatttcagaataatgtatattattatattatagaaAGTGATACATGCAAGcatgcagctggtaaaggtgcgACTAGTTTCTCCTGATACCTGGTTATTGCAGTAATCCACAATAATACATCACGTTCTTTATTAGTTGATTCTGTTTTGTATTAATGTGAATCTAGAAAGTAACTAGTAGTGAAAGTTGTCAAAACATGTAttggagtaaaaagtactttGTTTCCCTCTGACATTTAGTGGAGTAAACGCAGAAGTAATAAAGTATAAAGTGGCATTCGTTTTGAAAATTCTCAAGGACAGCACAAGTAGGGCCTACCTCCAAACTGTAGCCTCTTTAAGTACAGGCCTTGAGCCACCGCTGTGATGTCAGGGATTAAAACTAATTCGTGAGAACAGaatgcacaaaaacaaagagtcaatgtatgttttaaaataaaaattataaatagtAGAGGGACAACTCCCTCTGTGAAAAACCACCAGCTGACAGACACAATGACAAATACCCATAGTTCCTCTTTGTTCCTGCCCCTCAGGCAATGACTTCAGGGTGTCTGCAGGCCGGACGCTGCTGCTCCCCTGCAGCGGCTCCTCCAGACCCAAAAAGAGGTGGTACCacaggagggaaggaaggaagcagGAGGCCATCTTCACCCGGTTCAAAAACAACACGGTGACACCAGAGAGGAAGGGGAGCCGGCTCAGCTATGACAACGATGCCCTGCAGATCCGGGACCTGCAGCCAGAGGACGCTGGAGAGTATCAGTGTAATGGAGAGATGTGGGTCAGAGTCACCGTCCTGACAGGTGAGTTACTTTACTGCTCATCCAGCTGGAATTGAATAACTTTGTTTAACATATAtattgctaaagaagctgattTATAAACTTGATTTAATCTGCTCAGAAATAAATACTAAAAGAGGCTCTTTGTCCTGTGTTTCCTAAACAAAGAGAATCAAATGTAGCCtatacttttattatttaaataattaacattTGCAGGTTTGATTTATAACTAATCATGGGTGACAGTATCACAATATGTTTTCATCATTCCAACCTGTGTTattgttcattcattttaatgtgcACGTGCTGTCATTGTTGTCATTGATTTACTAGATTAGACTTGATTTACTTACTTGAAAATGCTATTATGGTACAaagcattttaattattttacacattATCCAGCTTTGCCATGACTTAAAAAAGAGattgtttattaatttgtaaaaatatttgattacgTTGAGTGGCGCTTACACTGATGAACTTCAAATATGCACATTGTCCTCAGTTCACATTTAAAGAAACATGTTGAGGTAGGTGCGTTTTGCATtaaccttgagaaaaacaacaacttgttCAAAGTGATTCATTCACTTTTTGATTAATCAGCGCAGCCAGAGCCGACCAGAATCGAACAAACCGCCAGTACAACTGCATCACCTGCTGCGGTCAACACAGGTAGGATTTGTTTCGCTATATTAACACTAAGGACACAACACTGAAGTGTAAGAAAATCAGTTTACCCACAATGACAGAGGGGAGGCATAAAGAGTTCATCTACTaagttgtaatttatttatccATGACCCATACATGACATTACTTTGCTAAAACTGGTTTAGTTGCTAATCAGTTATATGTATGAATATTAGGAAATGTTGTCTCCAGTCTGTTGGTGGACacacatttataataataataaacataaaaatcatttttttatttttttctgaacatgTGGTGATTTACCATAAATGATAATGATTCTTCATCATACACATGACAATaatgtcaagtcaagtcaatatTTACTTATAGCCCAATATcataaatttaaattttcatACCGGATACATAGACCCTCCATTCGGACGAGGAAAGACTCctcaaaaaaaaacttttacgGGGAAAAACTCAGTAAGTGGAGACAGATGAGGGATCCTGCTCCGAAGGCAGGAAGCGGATGATCTGTTGTACAGAATATCAATAATATTTGTGCTCTTCCTGTTGTGTCTGTCAGATGTGGCTGAAATAAAGacgaaggagaagaagagacgTGAGAATGGTAGGTCAGCTGCACGCACTTCCCTTGCTCTTTCACACATGAAGTTAATTGTTTACAGatgttctgtctgtggtctcGCTCAGCCCTGCTTGTGGTTGCTGTGGTCGGGCTGGGGTTCATGATCTTCCTGTTGGCTGCAGTCTGTGTTATAATGATCAGCATGAAGTGCCGGAGGAAGAAGAAATGCAGGCGTACAGGTAGGTCAAATATATGGAGAGCCGCAAGTGCCATTATTTCTAGATTAggtacaaattaaaaaaattaattaaataaagacacaaaggccaaaatataacataatatGGATTCAGGGTACATGatattttgtgtgttaaaatggTCCCTGTGTCAGATTAGGCGACTGTAGTATATATAATAATTGCTGTGACTTGGTCCAAAACGACATGTACGAGCGTtggcaagtaccagtccagcgacaAGCGTACAGAACCACAAGTACGTTAAGTAAGTTACATGACGTTTACCACGTGGTAAACTGAAAGGATTGTAGTTTGATTAGATTTAAGAACGGTACATGGTTTGGGTCACGTTAAATCACCTGAAGTTAGTAATCTACgaaatgttatttaacttcAAACATGTCACATTTGACTTTCTTTTACACAAGACTTAAAACTCGGTCTCCTCAGTGAAAGTCCTGACTTTActtgacacatccatccaccccaccgCCTCCTTACACAGACTTTGTCGCCCTTTGTACTACGTCACCCGACTTCTTCTGCCATTAGACCTTCGCAgccaaacaaaaaatgtaaatgtaaataaatataaatgtaaataaactgctgcaTACTAGCCCTTTCATGCACGAATTACGACAGCCTCTGTCaggatgtgtgtttttatataataaaatatttattttaattttttttaaatacacatttttgtgTACTAAGGTGGACAGCGTGCGCATAAggaagaaatatttatttaacaaaccaataaattaaattatgtattatgtgaaatctatattttttaatgctgttaaacTAATGTGGTCACATATTTCAACATATTCTAATACTGTTTAATGCGATGCAAAAGGGTTGAACCTCACTTCTGACTCCTCGGCATCCTCAGCTCCACTATCACTGCTGCTAGCATTTGGGGATCCACCTATTTCTGGCAGCCATTCCTCATCACTGCCACTAATTTTATCCTTACTTGATTCTGATGGAATTTGCTCCACTATCCTGAATGCCTTTCTATCACTTGCTGCAACACACTTAATGTTACTCATAAATTGGAAATAATCTGCacaaaatcttgtttttgttacaaaaacTGCAAGTGTCACATAAATCCATTGATTTACATCCAAAGAAATTAGTGCACATGAAGTATTTTCAAGAAAAGTCTCAGTTATAGTTAATTGTAGTTGAAATATAGCCAGCGATGCCTAATGTCCAATTTATTGGACAGGTGATTAATCCTAATTTCCTCccaacataaaatcaatactTGGAAAGTTTAACAATTGTATTACTCCTCAGTTGTTACTAGATGTTACCAAATTTAAGTTGCACTTACAACGTCTTACCAGAGGGTGGCAGTGTATGGCATGACACAATAGCGTCCAcaaaaaccttttaaaatgtttgtgcatATAGTCAAACCTTGACTTAAATTTAGTTGTTCTTATTCTTAAAGATAGAAAGCTTCTTTTCAGAAAATATTTCAAGCAGCATCTTCATCAGTGATAGGAGTTTCTTCTGTTTcgtctgcagcagcagcagcacagacgcATGAGgacactgagctgcagctgtGGAAGACGTCCGACACACAAACAGGTGACACCATCGCACCTTTTGTCCTGAATGTTTCATTAATCCTCAggtgtgttttaaataaacacacttaAATAcgctcacctgtctctctgcagaGTATGAGGTTTACGGGAGTCCGTCCCTGCCCGAGGAGACGATCCATTATGCCTCTCTGGGCCGACAGAACTGGAGGGAGAGACCCAACAGGACGCCGCCGGAACAGGACCACCTCAATGTCATCTACTCGTCCATCATCACCAGACCTGCCGCCAAATAGAAACCAAACAGTCAGAGGAACGAAATGTCACATATGAAACAATGAGTCTGTTTTTGATCTTAACCGTACATGTAAATGCactttaataaagtaaatatatacTCAGTTTAAAAAACACTATTCCACTCTATGTCTATTTCACTCAACTTTACATTCAGTCCTGTAAattaaactacatttagacccgcatttaaaggaaaagttcaacattttgggaaataaggtCGTTTGCTTTCCTGCTGAGACTTAGAGGAGAG includes these proteins:
- the LOC123976876 gene encoding uncharacterized protein LOC123976876 encodes the protein MVLYPKMFTFTNFCHVWFLHTVLICCSENSTVIRFSVPEDHHIRLPCGSSDRSSVVWTYQDKKVPVTRQGHYETNEDPQRYHLESDGSLRLLQLDESDSGEYRCNQRLVAELQVLTGNDFRVSAGRTLLLPCSGSSRPKKRWYHRREGRKQEAIFTRFKNNTVTPERKGSRLSYDNDALQIRDLQPEDAGEYQCNGEMWVRVTVLTAQPEPTRIEQTASTTASPAAVNTDVAEIKTKEKKRRENALLVVAVVGLGFMIFLLAAVCVIMISMKCRRKKKCRRTAAAAQTHEDTELQLWKTSDTQTEYEVYGSPSLPEETIHYASLGRQNWRERPNRTPPEQDHLNVIYSSIITRPAAK